The following proteins are co-located in the Apium graveolens cultivar Ventura chromosome 5, ASM990537v1, whole genome shotgun sequence genome:
- the LOC141661328 gene encoding cannabidiolic acid synthase-like codes for MLLTSYGGRMDEISESALPFPHRAGTLYKMYMRTQLTEDSTEELAWIRGLYSYLTPYTAPRTAYSNYNDFDLGVNNLRGPTSYEQASRWGKKYYKNNFDRLVRVKTVADPTNFFRNEQSIPPIVGI; via the coding sequence ATGTTATTGACCTCATACGGAGGAAGAATGGATGAGATATCGGAATCTGCATTGCCATTTCCCCACAGAGCAGGAACATTGTACAAAATGTACATGAGGACTCAACTGACTGAAGATTCTACGGAGGAACTCGCCTGGATCAGAGGCTTGTACAGCTACTTGACTCCTTATACTGCTCCAAGAACTGCGTATTCCAATTACAACGATTTCGACTTAGGAGTGAACAATCTGCGAGGTCCTACCAGCTATGAACAAGCAAGCAGATGGGGCAAAAAGTATTACAAGAACAATTTTGACAGATTGGTTAGGGTGAAGACTGTGGCTGATCCAACCAATTTTTTCAGGAATGAGCAGAGTATTCCTCCTATAGTAGGCATTTGA
- the LOC141661329 gene encoding berberine bridge enzyme-like 8 — translation MKIAVCFFLSFALFSCVSSANLPQTHQGFLRCLTRVSPNADAISKVVYTRSNSSYSSILKKTLQNLRFDTPETPKPLVIVTPVDASQIQTVIYCAKKNNVQMRIRGGGHDFEGVSYVSEVPFVLLDMFNLREVDVDVVSKTATIQAGATLGEVYYAIASKSNTLGFPAGFWSTVGATGLIGGGGYGILRRKYGLAADNVFDARMIDVNGRILDRKAMGEELFWAIRGGGASSFGVILSWKVNLVDVPEIMTVFQVEKKVEEDATDVVYLWQSLAPKLPKDVEIRVAIDSVKKDAIPEPSKTVLSDGSGPSVTPDQITTLRIRFFGTYLGRKDALLALMQQSFPELGLTEQGCQETSYIQAVLIFGLFSPTSSLDALLERTSFKIPLRQSLILLNSRFPNKA, via the coding sequence ATGAAGATTGCAGTTTGTTTCTTTCTTTCTTTTGCTCTTTTTTCCTGTGTTTCTTCGGCAAATTTGCCTCAAACTCATCAAGGCTTCCTTCGATGCCTAACTCGAGTTTCTCCGAACGCTGATGCAATTTCAAAAGTTGTTTACACTCGAAGCAACTCTTCGTATTCTTCGATTTTGAAAAAGACTCTGCAGAATCTGCGATTTGACACGCCTGAGACTCCGAAGCCTTTGGTTATTGTAACACCTGTTGATGCATCGCAGATCCAGACTGTGATTTATTGTGCTAAGAAAAATAATGTTCAGATGAGGATTCGAGGTGGAGGGCATGATTTCGAGGGTGTTTCTTATGTCTCAGAAGTTCCATTTGTGTTGCTTGACATGTTTAATCTTCGAgaagttgatgttgatgttgTTAGTAAAACTGCGACGATTCAAGCTGGAGCTACTCTCGGTGAGGTGTACTATGCAATTGCTTCAAAGAGTAATACACTTGGATTTCCAGCTGGTTTTTGGTCTACTGTTGGTGCTACTGGCCTAATTGGCGGTGGAGGGTACGGTATCTTACGACGAAAGTATGGTCTTGCTGCTGATAACGTCTTTGATGCTCGTATGATTGATGTTAATGGGAGGATTCTGGACAGGAAAGCAATGGGGGAAGAGCTGTTTTGGGCTATTAGAGGAGGTGGTGCTTCGAGCTTCGGTGTCATTCTTTCTTGGAAGGTGAATTTAGTCGATGTTCCTGAGATTATGACTGTTTTTCAGGTTGagaagaaggtagaagaagatgCTACTGATGTCGTTTATCTCTGGCAAAGCCTTGCCCCGAAACTCCCTAAAGATGTTGAGATCAGAGTCGCGATAGATTCTGTCAAGAAAGACGCGATACCTGAGCCTAGCAAGACAGTTCTAAGCGATGGCTCAGGCCCGAGTGTGACTCCTGATCAGATTACAACGTTACGGATCAGATTTTTTGGCACGTACCTTGGTCGAAAAGATGCATTACTTGCACTAATGCAGCAAAGCTTCCCTGAGTTAGGGCTAACTGAACAAGGTTGTCAAGAAACTAGTTACATTCAAGCAGTGCTTATTTTCGGGCTTTTCTCCCCTACAAGCTCCCTCGACGCCCTCTTGGAGAGGACGTCGTTCAAAATCCCTTTAAGGCAAAGTCTGATTTTGTTAAACAGCCGATTTCCAAACAAGGCCTAA
- the LOC141723334 gene encoding berberine bridge enzyme-like 8, translated as MMNNASNLVLSFAFLSIISLSASSHTGFDFLQCLTRVSLNTESISQVVYTPSNSSYTSILRSTLQNLRFASSKTPKPLVIVTPVEESQIQTVVYCARKTNVQMRIRGTGHDFEGVSYVSQVPFVLLDMSNLRSIDVDPVAKTAWIQAGATLGEVYYAIDQKSKTLGFPAGVWSTVGATGLIGGGGYGILRRMYGLAADNVFDARMIDVNGRILDRKAMGEDLFWAIRGGGVSSFGVILSWKLKLVPVPKIMTIFEVVKTLEQNGTDIVHRWQTVAPELPKEVEIRVVAEAVKSDSPPDAIGTVLSESSRDHHNGKTVQFRIVGSFLGKIDKLLPIIDQCFPELGLKRENCNQVSYIQAVLTFSLLTPETPPEALLERESFKIPFKAKSDFVKQPISKQGLIGMWNLLLQAEPQTTNLILTSYGGEMDEISESSIPFPHRAGTLYMMYMRVLLSGDTNKALSWIRGLYSYLTPYTAPRTAYVNYNDFDLGVNNLHGSTSYEQASRWGKKYFKSNFDRLVKIKSKVDPTNFFRHEQSIPVIRC; from the coding sequence ATGATGAATAATGCAAGTAATTTAGTTCTTTCTTTTGCATTCTTGTCGATCATTTCATTGTCAGCTTCTTCTCATACTGGTTTCGATTTCCTTCAATGCCTAACTCGAGTTTCTCTGAATACTGAGTCCATTTCCCAGGTTGTTTACACTCCAAGCAACTCTTCCTACACTTCTATTCTCCGAAGTACCTTGCAAAATCTGCGATTTGCATCTTCCAAAACCCCGAAACCTCTAGTTATCGTTACACCCGTGGAAGAATCACAAATCCAAACTGTCGTATATTGTGCTAGGAAGACTAATGTGCAAATGAGGATTCGAGGTACAGGGCATGATTTTGAGGGTGTGTCTTATGTGTCACAAGTTCCATTTGTGTTGCTCGATATGTCTAATCTCCGGTCTATTGACGTTGATCCAGTAGCTAAAACTGCATGGATTCAAGCTGGTGCTACTCTCGGTGAGGTCTACTATGCAATTGATCAGAAGAGTAAGACACTTGGCTTTCCAGCTGGTGTTTGGTCTACTGTTGGTGCTACTGGCCTAATTGGCGGTGGAGGGTACGGTATTCTGAGACGAATGTATGGTCTTGCTGCTGATAACGTCTTTGATGCTCGTATGATTGATGTTAATGGGAGGATTCTGGACAGGAAAGCAATGGGAGAAGACCTCTTCTGGGCTATTAGAGGAGGCGGTGTTTCTAGCTTTGGAGTGATTCTTTCTTGGAAGTTAAAACTAGTTCCTGTCCCGAAAATCATGACTATTTTCGAGGTTGTCAAGACCTTGGAACAGAATGGAACTGATATTGTTCACAGATGGCAAACTGTTGCACCAGAACTCCCAAAAGAGGTCGAGATACGAGTCGTTGCAGAGGCAGTTAAAAGTGACTCCCCTCCTGATGCTATAGGAACAGTCTTGAGTGAGTCTAGCCGAGATCATCATAATGGCAAGACTGTACAGTTCAGAATCGTTGGCTCGTTTCTTGGAAAGATCGATAAACTTCTTCCAATAATCGATCAATGCTTCCCCGAATTAGGCTTAAAGAGAGAAAACTGTAACCAAGTTAGTTACATCCAAGCTGTGCTCACATTCTCCCTTCTCACACCTGAAACTCCACCCGAAGCACTCCTCGAACGAGAATCGTTCAAAATTCCATTCAAAGCAAAGTCCGATTTTGTGAAACAACCTATTTCAAAACAAGGCCTGATTGGAATGTGGAACTTGCTCCTCCAAGCCGAACCACAGACAACAAACCTGATCTTGACCTCATACGGAGGGGAAATGGACGAGATATCCGAATCATCGATCCCATTTCCACACAGAGCTGGAACATTGTACATGATGTACATGAGAGTCCTATTAAGTGGAGATACCAACAAGGCCTTAAGCTGGATCAGAGGCTTGTACAGCTACCTGACACCTTATACAGCTCCAAGAACAGCATACGTGAATTACAACGATTTCGATCTCGGAGTGAACAATCTGCATGGGAGTACTAGCTATGAACAAGCTAGCAGATGGGGTAAAAAGTATTTCAAGAGTAATTTTGACAGATTGGTGAAGATTAAGTCCAAAGTTGATCCTACCAACTTTTTTAGACATGAACAGAGTATTCCTGTAATAAGGTGTTGA